Proteins encoded together in one Impatiens glandulifera chromosome 1, dImpGla2.1, whole genome shotgun sequence window:
- the LOC124913241 gene encoding alpha carbonic anhydrase 7-like, giving the protein MEKITSIFTLILVMILLSASSKYYTTSSKELEYEEEYFSYDEDSERGPARWGDIREEWSMCKKGRMQSPIDLSNERAEMVSHLGILKRIYRPSNATLINKGHAMQLSWKDYAGSIEIKETKYELQQCHWHSPSEHTINGTRFDLEAHLVHKSKSGKIAVISIIYKLGHADSFLTRLKEDLINIKDTLEIERTVGIVDPRLIEIGSHKYYRYHGSLTTPPCNETVTWTVTNKVMTVSREQLKVLRKAIHDKSGSNARPLQSINARTIQFYTPEDY; this is encoded by the exons ATGGAGAAAATTACAAGCATCTTTACTCTTATACTTGTCATGATTTTGTTGTCAGCTTCTTCCAAATATTATACAACATCATCTAAGGAACTTG AGTATGAGGAAGAGTACTTCAGCTACGACGAGGATAGCGAAAGGGGACCAGCCCGATGGGGAGATATACGAGAAGAATGGAGCATGTGTAAGAAGGGAAGGATGCAGTCTCCAATAGATCTGTCGAATGAGAGAGCTGAAATGGTTTCCCATTTAGGGATTCTTAAAAGGATATACAGGCCATCCAATGCCACTCTCATTAATAAAGGCCATGCCATGCAG tTGAGTTGGAAAGACTATGCGGGATCTATTGAAATCAAAGAAACTAAATATGAACTTCAGCAATGTCATTGGCACTCACCTTCTGAGCATACCATTAACGGAACAAG ATTTGATCTCGAGGCTCACTTGGTTCATAAGAGCAAGAGCGGAAAAATTGCTGTTATAAGCATCATTTACAAACTTGGACATGCCGATTCTTTCTTAACTCGG TTGAAGGAAGACTTGATCAACATTAAAGACACACTAGAAATAGAGAGGACTGTGGGGATTGTAGATCCGAGATTGATTGAGATTGGAAGTCACAAATATTACCGTTACCATGGTTCTCTCACTACTCCTCCTTGCAATGAAACTGTTACCTGGACCGTCACCAATAAGGTAATGACAGTATCAAGAGAACAACTTAAAGTGTTGCGGAAGGCAATTCATGATAAATCGGGGAGCAATGCTAGGCCATTACAATCCATAAATGCACGCACAATTCAATTTTATACTCCCGAAGATTATTAA
- the LOC124920444 gene encoding bidirectional sugar transporter SWEET9-like has protein sequence MNFFTTQHLAFTFGLLGNIISFFVFLSPIPTYYNIYKRKSTEGFQSIPYVVALFSAMLLMYYAFLKTENGTLLITINSFGCFVESIYIGLYIFYAPKKAPTVKLLMGMLGSYGMILLLTETLVHDHLVRLKIVGWICLIFSVCVFAAPLLILKQVIITKSVEYMPFALSLTLTFNAVMWFFYGFLIRDPNIALPNILGFGFGILQMLLYWWYKDSNKDKLPKDSTKVEAQVIIALGEKNDYKSPELSHQVIDIAKIKVDPSPWKTTTPIDGNMRPNMDVPVQA, from the exons ATGAACTTCTTCACAACCCAACATCTGGCATTTACATTCGGCCTCCTAG GCAACATTATATCCTTCTTTGTTTTCCTTTCTCCGAT CCCGACgtattataacatatataagAGGAAGTCGACCGAAGGGTTTCAGTCTATCCCTTATGTGGTTGCCCTATTTAGTGCCATGCTCCTCATGTACTATGCTTTTCTCAAGACTGAAAATGGAACCCTCCTCATCACTATCAACTCCTTTGGATGTTTCGttgaatctatatatattgGCCTCTACATTTTCTATGCACCCAAGAAG GCTCCAACAGTAAAGTTGTTGATGGGGATGCTAGGCTCTTATGGAATGATTCTTCTTTTGACTGAAACTCTAGTCCATGATCATTTGGTTCGCCTGAAAATTGTGGGATGGATATGTTTGATATTCTCGGTTTGTGTGTTCGCCGCGCCTCTCTTAATCTTG AAACAAGTGATAATAACAAAAAGCGTGGAGTATATGCCGTTCGCATTGTCACTTACCCTTACCTTCAATGCCGTCATGTGGTTCTTTTACGGTTTCCTCATAAGAGATCCTAACATTGCG CTTCCCAATATTCTTGGCTTCGGATTTGGTATTCTTCAAATGCTTCTCTACTGGTGGTACAAAGATTCAAACAAGGACAAGCTTCCCAAAGACAGTACTAAAGTTGAGGCCCAAGTGATCATCGCTTTGGGAGAGAAAAACGATTACAAGTCGCCGGAATTGTCTCACCAAGTTATCGATATTGCGAAGATCAAAGTTGATCCGTCCCCATGGAAGACGACAACTCCTATCGATGGAAACATGAGGCCTAACATGGATGTTCCTGTTCAAGCCTAA